In Longimicrobium sp., the DNA window TCGCTGGCCGAGCTCGAAGCGACGCTGAGCAAGCGTTGCTGCGAGCTCGGCGAGCAGACCGAAATCATCCGAAGTACCACCTGCTTCCGGTGGTGGCCCACGGACGCAAATGCGTCAACTGTATAGCCGGATTTGGTATAAGACCTTTCTCCTTCTGATCGAGGACGGCACCTCGCGCGGGTTGACGCCGGGGCGCTGCCGCCGCGACATTCTCTGCATCTTCGTTCACACCCCCCCGCGTTGCTTTCCGCTCTCCTCCCGCTCCACATGTCCTGGGTGTATCTCTTCCTCCTGCTGTGGCTGCAGGCGATACGGCTGTGGCCGGTCATCGGTGCGGCGATACTCGGGTTTCTGATGGCGCCGCTCTTCAAGCTGCGTCGCCTCCCGACCGCATGCGCGGCGGCGCTCGCGGTGGCCGTCCTGTGGGACCTGTTCTTCGTGACCATCGGCGCGTCGCCGTGGCGCTGGGTGATGCTGCTGCCGCTCGCCGCCGTCTTCCTGGCGCCGTGGGTCGTCACGCCGCTGAAGATGTGGCGGACGCGCACGCCCAACCCGGCCGACTACCCCACCGAGCCGTACGAGCTGAAGCGGCATCCGCTCTCGCCCGTGGCGGCTGAGTGGGCCTCGCGGGCGTGCCGCAAGCTGATGGCCGACGGCTTCGTCCCCGTGGACGACGTCGGGCGGTGGCTGACGGGCGGCAAGGCGATCCGCATGGTGATGCTGGACCACGCCGGCGAGGGTGTGCGCGCGATGGTGCTGGCCGGCGCGGGAGCGCAGCCCGCCGTGGCGACCGACGGCGCGCTGACGTTCTACACGGTGTTGGAGGACGGACGCCAGATCGGGGTCTCGAACTTTTCCGGCCCGCGGACGCACGCCACCCGCCCACCCCACGCCAGCGCGCGCTTCCCGGAGATCCGCGACGCCGACGTGCTGCTGACGGCCTTTCGCGCCTTTGTCGCCTCCGTGGCGGGAGATGCCCCGCGCACGCTGCCGCCCGGCGCCACGGCGGCGGAGTTCATGGCCGCCAACGCGGGCGACCATGAGGAGGAGATGACGGCACTTGGATGGTACCGCCGCGCGGGCGAGGGCTGCCGCTGGACGCTCCGCGGCGCGGTGCTCGCGAACTGGTACCGCCTTTTCCCCCTGCGCCACCTGGGCGTGCGTGCGGCGCTTCGCGAGCAGGACCGGGTGCTGAAGGAACTGGGGATCCGGGTGAAGCTATGGCCCTCCGTCACGCGCAAGCCGAAATGGTGGCTCACCGCGGGCGGGGTGAACGCCGCGACGGTGGCGGCGCTGCTGATGTTCGGCATCGTCTGGCCGTGGATGGCGGATCGCGGCGGGATCGTGGGGATGGCGCCGCTGCTGGGGCGCCCGGACCGCGTCGTCCCCGAGCCGCTGCCGGCGGGGTTCGCGGTGCCGCGCGACTACGACGGTGCGGTGGCGGCGCTGTCGCGGCTGGCG includes these proteins:
- a CDS encoding DUF4253 domain-containing protein, giving the protein MAPLFKLRRLPTACAAALAVAVLWDLFFVTIGASPWRWVMLLPLAAVFLAPWVVTPLKMWRTRTPNPADYPTEPYELKRHPLSPVAAEWASRACRKLMADGFVPVDDVGRWLTGGKAIRMVMLDHAGEGVRAMVLAGAGAQPAVATDGALTFYTVLEDGRQIGVSNFSGPRTHATRPPHASARFPEIRDADVLLTAFRAFVASVAGDAPRTLPPGATAAEFMAANAGDHEEEMTALGWYRRAGEGCRWTLRGAVLANWYRLFPLRHLGVRAALREQDRVLKELGIRVKLWPSVTRKPKWWLTAGGVNAATVAALLMFGIVWPWMADRGGIVGMAPLLGRPDRVVPEPLPAGFAVPRDYDGAVAALSRLAGAPARPLEANDGYAGGDQVGMQVPVAKNRVDGLLATAQPAFAARGFVLLHTQDFSQLPADPDALALFPLGDAYDVLRKLNTNGGNYGIDPDRVVAWLHEVDREHPLTVNQAGFDFVGARFRDPVSPAEARALAARVTRFCPDVVTQGTGSVRALAAEIRKTQSLYCWWD